GGTCGGGGCGGCGCTCGGGTCGACTTCGTCGACGTCGACCGCCGTCGCTGACGCCACCGCTCGCCGGACGGGCGTCACCCCCTCGGGGGTGGCGCCCGTCCGTCATTTCCACCGCTCCAGGACACGTAGGATCCGGCCCGTGAGCAGCAGCATCGAGGTCCTCGTGGGTCGCATCGGGAAGCCGCACGGCATCCGGGGGGACGTCACAGTCGACGTGCGCACGGACGAGCCCGAGCGCCGGTTCGCCCCGGGGAGCCGGCTGCGGGTCACCGCTCCGCGCGACGTCACGACCGCGCGCACCAGCATCGGGGTCGAGTCGGCCCGCTGGCACCAGGGGGTGCTCCTCGTGCGGTTCGAGGACGTGTCCTCGCGCGACGAGGCGGAGGCGCTGCGGGGGCTGATGCTCCACGCCACGATCGAGGCGGGGGAGACCCCGGACGACCCCGAGGAGTTCTACGACCACCAGCTGGTCGGGCTGGCGGTCCACGACCTCGAGGGCCGGGTGATCGGCGAGGTCACCCAGGTGCTGCACGGCGCGGCGCAGGACCTGCTCGGGGTGCGCACCCCCGACGGCCGCGACACGCTCGTCCCCTTCGTCGCTGCGCTCGTGCCGACCGTGGACCTGGCCGCGGGCCGCGTGGTGGTCGCCGACCGGCCGGGGCTGGTCGCGCCGTACCCCGAGGAGAGCGACGGCGGCGAGCCCGAGGCCGGGGCCTGAGGCGTGCGCGTCGACGTCGTCACGATCTTCCCCGAGTACCTCCGGGCGCTCGACCTCTCCCTCCCCGGGAAGGCGCAGCGCTCCGGGCTGCTCGACCTGCGGGTGCACGACCTGCGGGACCACGCCCACGACCGGCACCGCACCGTGGACGACACGCCGTACGGCGGGGGAGCCGGCATGGTCATGAAGCCGGAGCCCTGGGGTGAGGCGCTGGACGCCCTCGACATCGGGGGCGCGACGCTCGTCGTACCGACGCCGTCGGGCGAGGTCTTCCGCCAGGCGACGGCGCGCGAGCTGAGCACCCGGGAGCGGCTGGTGTTCGCGTGCGGACGCTACGAGGGGATCGACGCCCGCGTGGTGGAGCACGCCGCGGAGGCGGGCGCCGAGGTGCGCGAGGTGTCGATCGGCGACTACGTGCTCAACGGCGGCGAGGTGGCCGTGCTGGCGATCGTCGAGGCGGTGGTGCGGCTGCTGCCCGGGTTCATGGGCAACCCGGAGTCGCTCGTGGAGGAGTCGCACGAGGACGGCCTGCTCGAGTACCCCGTCTACACGAAGCCGGCCTCGTGGCGCGGGCACGACGTGCCGCCGGTGCTGCTCAGCGGCGACCACGGCGCGGTCGCGCGCTGGCGCCGCGAGGAGTCGCGGCGCCGCACGGCCGAGCGCCGGCCGGACCTGCTCGGCGGTCGCGACGGAGCCTGAGGGCTCCCTGAGTGTCACGTGAGCCACATCTGAGGGCGCGATGACGTCTGCGTGACCTGAGCGTCACACAGACATCGAGGGTGTTACGCCGCCGAAACAACGCGGCGTGCCTGTCGCAACACGGCGTCGGAAACATTCGGCAGCGTCGTGCCGCGCCGCAAGGGTGCTCGTGCGGCCCGCCCTCTCTCCGAGATGAACGAGGTAGTGATGACCACCGAACTCGCGTGGACCCTGGTCTGTACGGCCCTGGTCCTCTTCATGACGCCGGGCCTGGCGTTCTTCTACGGCGGCTTGGTGAAGGCCAAGAGCGTCGTGTCGATGATGATGCTCAGCTTCGGCGCCATGGGCATCGTCTGGATCCTGTGGGTGCTGATCGGGGCCGGCGGCATCGGCGCGATCTCCGATGGCGGCATCACCAAGTTCTTCGGCAACCCTTTCCAGGACGTCGGCCTCCTCGACGCCACCAAGGCCACCGACGCGACGCTGGCCTCGGCCGCGTTCGGGGGAACCTTCGCGGTCATCACCGTCGCTCTGATCTCCGGCGCGATCGCGGACCGCGCACGCTTCTGGCCCTGGATGATCTTCTCCGGCGTCTTTGCCGCGCTCGTCTACTTCCCGGTGCAGGCCTGGGTGTTCAACCCGGACAACGGCTGGATCTACAACTTCGGCTCCACCGGCACGCTCGACTGGGCCGGCGGCACCGCTGTCCACCAGAACGCGGGCGCCGCTGCGCTCGCCCTGGCGCTCGTGCTCGGACGACGCAAGGCTGGGTTCACCAAGGAGGAGGCGGTCCCGCACAACGTGCCACTGGTGCTCATCGGTGCGGCCATCCTGTGGTTCGGCTGGTTCGGCTTCAACGCCGGCGTCTTCGGTGCCGACGAGGGCCAGACGAGCCTCATCATCCTCAACACGATCGTGGCCCCCGCGGCGGCGATGATCGGTTTCATCATCATCGAGCAGGTCCGTGACGGTAAGTCCACCGCCGTCGGCGCCGCCTCCGGCATCGTGGCGGGCCTCGTCGCGATCACACCTGCCTGTGCTCACATCACCCCGGTCTGGGCGATGGTTCTCGGCCTCGTCGCCGGTGTGGTCTGCGCCTTCGCGATCGACCTCAAGTACAAGCTGGGCTTCGACGACTCCCTCGACGTGGTCGGCCTGCACCTGGTCGCCGGCTTCATCGGCTGTGTCTGGCTCGGCTTCTTCGCCTTCGACCCGGGCACCGGCATCGTCTACGGCGGCAACGCCGACCAGCTGATCGCCCAGGTCGTCTCCTCGGTCGCGGTGCTTGCCTACTCCTTCGTCATGGCCTACGTCATCGGCATGGTCATCGAGAAGACCATCGGCTTCCGCGTCAAGGAGGAGGACGAGGTCGCCGGTGTCGACCTGCAGCACGGCGAGGCCTACGCCTTCGACTGAGCCGGACTGCACCACCCGCACGCGGCCCGCCCCGATTGGATCGGGGCGGGCCGTCTGTGCGAACATCACCAGTCGCGCCATGCACGCCTCTGCCACAGGGGAACTGCCGTGCCGGCGCTACTCCATCGGATCCGCACCATCGAACCGCGGCTGACCTGTGGCACTCGCGAGGAGCAGACATGAGCAACAACGTCATCACCGAGCTCGCCGCGGCGAGCAAGCGCAGCGACATCCCGGCCTTCCGCGCCGGCGACACCGTCAAGGTGCACGTGAAGGTCGTCGAGGGCAACCGCTCCCGCGTCCAGATCTTCCAGGGCGTCGTCATCCGCGTGCAGGGCTCGGGCATCGGCCGCACCTTCACCGTCCGCAAGGTCTCCTTCGGTGTCGGCGTCGAGCGCACCTTCCCGCTGCACTCGCCCATCTTCGAGACGATCGAGGTCGTCACCCGCGGTGACGTGCGTCGCGCGAAGCTGTACTACCTGCGCAACCTCCGCGGCAAGGCCGCCAAGATCAAGGAGCGTCGCGACAGCTGACCCGGCTCGCCGCGAGGCGCCCGACCAGGGTGCCGCGCAGGTGGCTAGTCTCGTCCCCGTGACGTCCGACGACCGCGTGTCCCCCCACCCTCACGACGAGGACGGGGACCCGCGGTCGTCGTCGTTCTCCGGCACGGAGGGGGAGCGCCCGACGCCCTCGACGGCGGCGGACGAGCCGGCGGAGACCGCGTCCGCCGGTCGCGCGAAGCGGTCGCGCCGCAAGCGCAAGCAGCTGCCGCTCTGGCAGGAGACGGTCCTGCTCCTCGCGGTCGCCCTGGCGCTGGCCTTCGTCATCAAGGCCTTCTTCCTCCAGGCGTTCTACATCCCGTCGGAGTCGATGGTGCCGGGCCTCCAGGTCAACGACCGGATCCTGGTGGAGAAGCCCTCCTACTGGGGCGACAACGGGCCTGAGCGCGGCGACGTCGTGGTGTTCGAGGATCCGGGCGGCTGGCTGGGGCCGACCGCGGCGGAGGGCCCGAGCAACCCGATCGCGCAGGTGATGTCGAAGGTCGGTCTCTACCCGACGGGCGGCCACCTGGTGAAGCGCGTCATCGGCCTCGAGGGCGACGTCATCTCCTGCTGCGACGAGCAGGGCCGGATCCTGGTCAACGGCCAGCCGCTCGACGAGCCCTACCTGGCCGACGGCCTGCAGTGCAACGGTCCCGAGGTGAACGGCTGCACCGCCGACTGGGAGACGGTCGAGGTGCCCGAGGGCCAGATGTTCGTCATGGGCGACAACCGCGCCCAGTCGGAGGACTCCGCGGCCCGCATCTGCGATCCCGCCGTGAACACGGCGTGCACGACCGGGCGCGAGTTCGTCGACACCGACCTCGTCGTCGGCAAGGTCTTCGCGGTCGTGTGGCCGCGGTCGAGCTGGGACTGGCTGGAGCGCCCGGCGACGTTCGCCGACGTCCCCGACCCCCGGTGACGCCCGCGTGACCACGCGTCCCCGCGGCGTCACGATCCGCCGGGACGCCGGGCTCTACGGCTACGAGCGCGCCCTCCGACGCCACGGCCTCGGCCCGGTGGCGGGTGTCGACGAGGCCGGGCGCGGTGCGTGCGCCGGGCCGCTCGTCGCGGCCGCCGCCATCCTCCCCGAGGGCCGGGCCGGCGTCGTACCGGGCCTGGCGGACTCCAAGCTCCTCACCGCCCGGGCCCGCGAGCGCGCGTACGACGAGGTCGTGCGTCGCGCGCTCGCATGGAGCGTCGTCGTGATCGAGCCCGGGGACTGCGACCGGTTGGGGATGCACGTCGCCAACGTCGAGGCGCTGCGACGGGCGGTGGCGCGCCTGGGCCTCGCCCCGTCGTACGTGCTGAGCGACGGGTTCCCCGTCGACGGGCTGCGTGCCCCGAGCCTCGCGGTGTGGAAGGGCGACCGGGTGGCGGGCTGCGTCGCCGCGGCGTCCGTGATCGCCAAGGTCACGCGCGACCGGATCATGACGGGCTACCACGACGAGCACCCCGACTACCGGTTCGACGTCCACAAGGGCTACATCACGCCGCTGCACGAGGAGCTGTTGACGGCTCACGGGCCCTCGGCCATCCACCGGTGGTGCTTCGTCAACGTGCGGCGCGCGGCCGCCGCCCGCTCGCTAGAGTCGCCCCCGGCGCCACCCGCGTGATCCCGCCCGTCCCCCTGGAGAAGGAGCCTCGATGAGCACCGAAGACCTCGAGAAGTACGAGGCCGAGATGGAGCTCAAGCTCTACCGCGAGTACCGCGACGTGGTGAAGATCTTCAAGTTCGTGGTGGAGACCGACCGCCGGTTCTACCTCTGCAACAAGGTGGACGTGCGCTCGAAGTCGGAGCACGGCGAGGTGTTCTTCGACGTCACGATGTCGGACGCCTGGGTGTGGGACATGTACCGGCCGGCGCGCTTCGCCCGCAACGTGCGCGTGCTGACGTTCAAGGACGTCAACGTGGAGGAGCTCGCGCCCGACGACTTCGAGCCGCCGAAGAGCTGAGCAGGCCGTTCCTCAAGGCCGCGGGCAAAATCTTGCGCTTTCCTAGAGGTTTGTTGTGCGACTCCGGGGACACGGGGCGCCGCCGGTCCTAGCCTGACCTGCGGGAGGGGACAACTGCGTCCCCGGGATCAGGTCGAGGTACGGCGATGGTGGTAGCGGCTCTGGTGGCCCGGCTCCGGGCGCGGCACGCGACGCGGGACGAGCGAGGCGCGGCCGCCGTCGAGTTCGCGCTCGTGCTGCCGATCCTGCTCCTGCTGCTCTTCGGCATCATCGCGTACGGCTACATGCTGAGCTTCCGTGGCTCGATGAGCCAGGCCGCAGCCGAGGGTGCGCGCGCCGCGGCGGTGTCCGTCGACGCGAGCAAGCGCGAGAGCAACGCCCGTGCGGCGGTCGAGGAGGCCCTGCGGGCCTACGGCGTCTCGTGCTCCGACGCGGGCATGACCTGCACGTTCGACCCGGCACCCACGGGGTGCGCCACCGGCACGAGCTGCTTCCAGGTCAGCCTCTCCTACGACTACGACGGCCACCCGCTCATCCCGCTGCCGCTCGTCGGCGCGGTCATGCCCGACACCCTCAGCTACTCCGCCTCGGCGAGGACGAGCTGATGCTGCGGCGCCTGCTGGTCGGCCCGTCGGGGCGTACGTCGCGGGACGAACGCGGTGCGGTCGCCCTGTTCGTCGCGGCGAGCCTGGCGGTGCTCCTCATCATCACCGCCTTCGCCGTCGACCTCGGGATGCAGCGCGTCGCCCGGCGTGACGCGCAGGCCATCGCCGACCTGGTGTCCCTCGACATGGCCCGGGAGCTCGACGGGCGGGCCAAGAGCGCGTACTCGACCGCTGCGCTCGACCGCGCCTTCGAGGCGAGCATCGACCGCAACGACGACGGGCTCGGCGCGGAGCCGGACGACTACTCCTACGAGCTGGGCCGGCTGGGTGCCACGGGCTCGTTCGAGTCGATCGGCGGGAGCGTGACGGCGACGGCGGTGAAGGTGACGGCGGTCGGCTCGGTGGGCTACCTGTTCACCGGCGGTCGGGGCGGCGTGACGCGCAGCGCGGTCTCGACGTCCGACCAGTCGGCGTGCATCCGCGTCGGTTCGTTCCTCGCCTCGTTGGACACGGCGCAGAGCGCCCTGTTGAACCCCCTCCTCAGCGCGCTGTTCGGCAGCGCCGTCAACCTCAGCGCGGTCTCCTACCAGGGGCTGGCCGGGGCCAACGTGTCGTTGCTCGACCTCGTGGACGTCCCGGGTCTCGGGGTCGGCACCGTCGACGAGCTGCTCGAGCTGCCCGCGGTGCGGGTCGCCGACCTGTTCGTCGCCTCCGCCACGGTGCTGGACCGTCAGGGCAAGGGGGTCCAGGCAACTGTCCTGCGGGCCCTCGCCGCGGCGGTGCCGACGCCGACGATCTCGGTGGCGGAGCTGCTCGGCGTGCGGGGCACGCCGCAGGCCGCGCTGGCTGCCAGCCTCAATGTGCTCGACCTGATCACGGGCGCGGCGTACCTGGTCAACGACGGGCGCACTGTGAACGTGCCCAACCTCGGCATCGGGCTGCCGGGTGCGGTGGTCACGTCGACCAAGCTGACGATCGTCGAGCCGACACAGGGCGCATGCCTCGGTGTCAACGACTCCGCGGAGACCGCCCAGGTGCGGCTCGACCTCACGGCGCGGGTGGGGGCTCGCACGATCAGTGCCCTGGGATCCAGCGTGAGCATGGAGGCGACGGACCTCAGTCTGTCGATCGACCTGGGGAAGGCAGTGGCGACGCTGCTCGGTGTGCAGTGCAACCCGACCGGGCCGGACCTCGTGCGGGTGCGGGTGAAGTCGGCACTCGTCGGAGCCATCAGTCTCACTGCATCCACCCGGTTGCGGGCGTCGATCGGGGTGCCGCTGGGCGACGCGCTCATCACACCGATCCTGAACCTGCTGGGGCTCGGCAGCCTGCTGCGGCCGCCGACGCTCGAGCTCGACGCCCCGGTGTCGATCGCCGGTCACGCGACGGCCGGCGGGTTCGACAAGACCCTCGACCTGCGGCTCCCGGGCAGCTACGAGGTGCCGCAGGGATCGGGCTCGGGTGTGCTGCTCACGGTGCCGTCGGTCTCGGTCACGTCGGCGACCACCCTCGACCTGCGGTACTGGGACCCCGGCTTGCTCGGCATCGGGGCGCAGTACCGCACGCAACGCGTGCTCGACACGGCGCCGTTGTTCAGCTCGGTCGTCAATCCCGTCCTCTCGTCGCTGACCGGATCCGTGCTGGCGCCCCTCGTGACAACGCTCCAGAACGCTCTCGTGCTGCCGTTGGCCGAGCTCCTCGGCGTACAGCTGGGCGGAGCCGATGTCTTCGCGGTCCGGGAACCGACCTGCCGGGCTCCTCGTCTGCGGCAGTGAAGGCCCGGGCGCCGTCCCCAGCGTCGATCTGAGACGCGCCTGTCCACAGGCGCCCGGGTCCTGCTGGCGGCTTACGCCCCAACGGCCCACGGTGGTGCGGTGACCCGTCGCCGCCTTGCCCTCGGTGCCCACGGCGAGGAGCTCGCCGCGCGCCACCTCGTCGCCGGCGGCATGGTGCTGCTCGACCGCAACTGGCACTGCGAGGCCGGCGAGCTCGACCTGGTGCTGCGGGACGGCGACGTCCTCGTCGTGTGCGAGGTGAAGACGCGGACCTCGGTCGCCTACGGGTCGCCGTTCGAGGCGGTGACGCCCGCCAAGCTCGCGCGCCTCCGTCGGCTGGGTGCCCGGTGGGTCACCGAGCGCCGGCTGCGGGTCGAGCACGTGCGCATCGACATGGTCGGCGTGCTGTGCCCGCGCACGGGACCGCCCGAGGTCGAGCACGTCGCCGGCATCGGGTAGCGCGGCCCGCTCCCCGTCCCCAGCCGATGCCCCGCAGGGGGTTCTCCACAGCGGCCGTCAGCCCGGCCCCGCGGCAGCGCACGCGCTCCGAGGATCGACGCATGACTCCTCACCACCGGGCCGCCTGATGGCGGTCGCCACCTCCCGCACCATCGCGCTGCAGGGCGCCACCGGTCACCTCATCGACGTCCAGGTCGACGTCTCGCCCGGCATGGTCGCCACGATCATGGTGGGCCGTCCCGACGCGGCGATCAGCGAGGCCCGCGACCGCTGCCGCATGGCGGTGTCCAACTCGGGCTTCGCCTGGCCGACCACGCGCCGCACGACGATCCTGCTGTCGCCCGCCGACCTGCCGAAACGGGGCACGCACTTCGACCTCGCCATCGCCGTCGCCGTGCTGGCGGCCGCGGTCGATCCCCGCAAGGATGCGCCGATCCCGACCGACGACGCGCTGTTCCTCGGCGAGCTGACCCTCGCCGGCGCCCTGCGCCCGGTGCCCGGGGTGCTGCCCATGGTGCTGGCCGCGGCGAGCCACGGCATCCGACGCGTCTTCGTGCCCGAGC
This Nocardioides alkalitolerans DNA region includes the following protein-coding sequences:
- the rimM gene encoding ribosome maturation factor RimM (Essential for efficient processing of 16S rRNA) — encoded protein: MSSSIEVLVGRIGKPHGIRGDVTVDVRTDEPERRFAPGSRLRVTAPRDVTTARTSIGVESARWHQGVLLVRFEDVSSRDEAEALRGLMLHATIEAGETPDDPEEFYDHQLVGLAVHDLEGRVIGEVTQVLHGAAQDLLGVRTPDGRDTLVPFVAALVPTVDLAAGRVVVADRPGLVAPYPEESDGGEPEAGA
- a CDS encoding ammonium transporter yields the protein MTTELAWTLVCTALVLFMTPGLAFFYGGLVKAKSVVSMMMLSFGAMGIVWILWVLIGAGGIGAISDGGITKFFGNPFQDVGLLDATKATDATLASAAFGGTFAVITVALISGAIADRARFWPWMIFSGVFAALVYFPVQAWVFNPDNGWIYNFGSTGTLDWAGGTAVHQNAGAAALALALVLGRRKAGFTKEEAVPHNVPLVLIGAAILWFGWFGFNAGVFGADEGQTSLIILNTIVAPAAAMIGFIIIEQVRDGKSTAVGAASGIVAGLVAITPACAHITPVWAMVLGLVAGVVCAFAIDLKYKLGFDDSLDVVGLHLVAGFIGCVWLGFFAFDPGTGIVYGGNADQLIAQVVSSVAVLAYSFVMAYVIGMVIEKTIGFRVKEEDEVAGVDLQHGEAYAFD
- a CDS encoding DUF2469 domain-containing protein — its product is MSTEDLEKYEAEMELKLYREYRDVVKIFKFVVETDRRFYLCNKVDVRSKSEHGEVFFDVTMSDAWVWDMYRPARFARNVRVLTFKDVNVEELAPDDFEPPKS
- a CDS encoding ribonuclease HII; this encodes MTTRPRGVTIRRDAGLYGYERALRRHGLGPVAGVDEAGRGACAGPLVAAAAILPEGRAGVVPGLADSKLLTARARERAYDEVVRRALAWSVVVIEPGDCDRLGMHVANVEALRRAVARLGLAPSYVLSDGFPVDGLRAPSLAVWKGDRVAGCVAAASVIAKVTRDRIMTGYHDEHPDYRFDVHKGYITPLHEELLTAHGPSAIHRWCFVNVRRAAAARSLESPPAPPA
- the rplS gene encoding 50S ribosomal protein L19, which codes for MSNNVITELAAASKRSDIPAFRAGDTVKVHVKVVEGNRSRVQIFQGVVIRVQGSGIGRTFTVRKVSFGVGVERTFPLHSPIFETIEVVTRGDVRRAKLYYLRNLRGKAAKIKERRDS
- the lepB gene encoding signal peptidase I: MTSDDRVSPHPHDEDGDPRSSSFSGTEGERPTPSTAADEPAETASAGRAKRSRRKRKQLPLWQETVLLLAVALALAFVIKAFFLQAFYIPSESMVPGLQVNDRILVEKPSYWGDNGPERGDVVVFEDPGGWLGPTAAEGPSNPIAQVMSKVGLYPTGGHLVKRVIGLEGDVISCCDEQGRILVNGQPLDEPYLADGLQCNGPEVNGCTADWETVEVPEGQMFVMGDNRAQSEDSAARICDPAVNTACTTGREFVDTDLVVGKVFAVVWPRSSWDWLERPATFADVPDPR
- a CDS encoding pilus assembly protein TadG-related protein, with translation MLRRLLVGPSGRTSRDERGAVALFVAASLAVLLIITAFAVDLGMQRVARRDAQAIADLVSLDMARELDGRAKSAYSTAALDRAFEASIDRNDDGLGAEPDDYSYELGRLGATGSFESIGGSVTATAVKVTAVGSVGYLFTGGRGGVTRSAVSTSDQSACIRVGSFLASLDTAQSALLNPLLSALFGSAVNLSAVSYQGLAGANVSLLDLVDVPGLGVGTVDELLELPAVRVADLFVASATVLDRQGKGVQATVLRALAAAVPTPTISVAELLGVRGTPQAALAASLNVLDLITGAAYLVNDGRTVNVPNLGIGLPGAVVTSTKLTIVEPTQGACLGVNDSAETAQVRLDLTARVGARTISALGSSVSMEATDLSLSIDLGKAVATLLGVQCNPTGPDLVRVRVKSALVGAISLTASTRLRASIGVPLGDALITPILNLLGLGSLLRPPTLELDAPVSIAGHATAGGFDKTLDLRLPGSYEVPQGSGSGVLLTVPSVSVTSATTLDLRYWDPGLLGIGAQYRTQRVLDTAPLFSSVVNPVLSSLTGSVLAPLVTTLQNALVLPLAELLGVQLGGADVFAVREPTCRAPRLRQ
- the trmD gene encoding tRNA (guanosine(37)-N1)-methyltransferase TrmD; the protein is MRVDVVTIFPEYLRALDLSLPGKAQRSGLLDLRVHDLRDHAHDRHRTVDDTPYGGGAGMVMKPEPWGEALDALDIGGATLVVPTPSGEVFRQATARELSTRERLVFACGRYEGIDARVVEHAAEAGAEVREVSIGDYVLNGGEVAVLAIVEAVVRLLPGFMGNPESLVEESHEDGLLEYPVYTKPASWRGHDVPPVLLSGDHGAVARWRREESRRRTAERRPDLLGGRDGA
- a CDS encoding YraN family protein encodes the protein MTRRRLALGAHGEELAARHLVAGGMVLLDRNWHCEAGELDLVLRDGDVLVVCEVKTRTSVAYGSPFEAVTPAKLARLRRLGARWVTERRLRVEHVRIDMVGVLCPRTGPPEVEHVAGIG
- a CDS encoding TadE/TadG family type IV pilus assembly protein, encoding MVVAALVARLRARHATRDERGAAAVEFALVLPILLLLLFGIIAYGYMLSFRGSMSQAAAEGARAAAVSVDASKRESNARAAVEEALRAYGVSCSDAGMTCTFDPAPTGCATGTSCFQVSLSYDYDGHPLIPLPLVGAVMPDTLSYSASARTS